From the Opitutaceae bacterium genome, one window contains:
- a CDS encoding sugar MFS transporter, with protein MKSPRSSPKSASTSDAGSPRYRGPFALMTVLFFMWGFMTVWNDILIPRFKEAFTLSYFQAMLVQFAFFGAYTVGSLVYFVISMASGDPINRIGYRNGVVVGLVISAVGSALFYPAAVLASYPFFLGALFVVGLGFAMLQIAANPYVTILGPERTASSRLNLSQAFNSLGTTIGPIIAGWLIFTVFTRADAHGAESVKLPYLGCAAVFALLAVLFRFAHLPNFTNTEVASRDMGALRYPHTVLGMGAIFMYVGGEVSVGSFLINFLGTSQVGSIPHEEASRYLAYYWGGLMIGRFMGAFALSELGAARKRLLITGVPVAAFLMIAYFGGLANATAYAPFLGLLLVAFFAGSASPQRLLALFSVVIICLLAAGMFLKGNTAMWTVIAVGMFCSVMWSNIFSLAIEGLGSLMSQGSSLLVMAVSGGALLPPLQGAVADHFSVQASFLVPMVAFAYTAFYGAWGYRAGRRK; from the coding sequence ATGTGGGGATTCATGACCGTGTGGAATGACATCCTGATCCCGCGGTTCAAGGAGGCTTTCACCTTGAGCTATTTCCAGGCGATGCTCGTTCAATTCGCCTTCTTTGGTGCCTACACGGTCGGATCTCTTGTTTATTTTGTTATCTCCATGGCCTCCGGAGATCCGATCAACCGGATCGGTTACCGCAATGGCGTGGTGGTCGGCCTTGTGATATCTGCCGTGGGGAGTGCCCTCTTCTATCCGGCTGCAGTGCTCGCATCCTACCCGTTCTTCCTTGGGGCGCTCTTCGTCGTCGGCCTCGGGTTTGCCATGCTTCAGATTGCCGCGAATCCGTATGTGACGATTCTCGGTCCAGAGCGTACTGCCTCGAGTCGGCTCAATCTCTCGCAAGCCTTCAACTCCCTCGGGACGACAATTGGACCGATCATTGCTGGATGGCTGATCTTCACTGTATTCACCCGCGCCGATGCCCATGGCGCGGAATCGGTCAAGCTGCCTTACCTCGGCTGCGCGGCTGTTTTTGCACTTCTGGCTGTGCTGTTCCGCTTCGCACACCTGCCAAATTTTACGAACACCGAGGTGGCCTCCCGCGACATGGGTGCGTTGCGCTACCCCCACACAGTGCTCGGTATGGGGGCGATCTTCATGTACGTGGGCGGCGAGGTTTCTGTCGGCAGCTTCTTGATCAACTTCCTCGGAACATCCCAGGTTGGTTCCATCCCACACGAGGAGGCGAGTCGCTACCTCGCCTATTACTGGGGCGGCCTGATGATCGGTCGTTTCATGGGCGCGTTCGCACTCAGCGAACTGGGCGCTGCAAGGAAGAGACTCCTAATCACAGGCGTCCCTGTGGCCGCCTTCTTGATGATCGCGTATTTCGGTGGCTTGGCGAACGCGACGGCATATGCACCGTTTCTCGGACTCCTCCTGGTCGCTTTCTTTGCAGGTTCCGCGAGTCCCCAGCGCCTGCTGGCCTTGTTCAGCGTTGTGATCATCTGCCTGCTTGCAGCAGGCATGTTTCTCAAGGGAAACACCGCCATGTGGACGGTCATTGCCGTCGGGATGTTCTGCTCCGTGATGTGGTCGAACATCTTCTCCCTTGCCATTGAAGGCCTCGGCTCGCTCATGAGCCAAGGCTCTTCGCTCCTGGTGATGGCGGTGAGTGGTGGCGCCCTGCTGCCGCCTCTGCAGGGCGCCGTGGCGGATCACTTCAGCGTCCAGGCCTCATTTCTGGTACCTATGGTCGCCTTTGCCTACACGGCATTTTACGGTGCCTGGGGCTACCGCGCCGGTAGGCGCAAATGA
- a CDS encoding OmpW family outer membrane protein: MKKLLTLTLLVCLSTVGVHAKGFSANLRATYLETRDRSDAFSALGLNFAAGAVSVSDKWIPEVDLRYEVNEYITTELVLTIPQTHTVKLAGVGSLGDFKHLPPTLYVQFNPMPGKKFRPYAGVGVNYTLIFDDDLKVANVPLSLENHSLGLAGQVGFDYAIDEHMYFNVDFKVAVIRSGVFAGTAKLTQARLDPYLYSVGGGYKF, encoded by the coding sequence ATGAAAAAACTCCTCACCCTCACCCTGTTGGTCTGTCTCAGTACGGTTGGCGTCCACGCAAAGGGCTTCAGTGCCAACTTGCGTGCGACTTATCTCGAAACCCGCGACCGCTCCGACGCCTTCTCCGCCCTCGGCCTCAACTTCGCCGCCGGCGCGGTTTCCGTATCGGATAAATGGATACCCGAGGTCGACCTGCGCTACGAGGTCAATGAATACATCACCACGGAATTGGTGCTCACGATTCCCCAGACTCACACGGTGAAACTCGCGGGTGTCGGCAGCCTGGGCGATTTCAAGCATCTTCCCCCAACGCTTTACGTGCAATTCAACCCGATGCCTGGCAAGAAGTTTCGTCCCTACGCGGGCGTCGGCGTCAACTACACGCTCATCTTCGACGATGATCTCAAGGTCGCCAACGTGCCGCTTTCACTCGAAAACCACAGCCTCGGCCTGGCAGGCCAGGTTGGGTTCGACTATGCCATCGATGAGCACATGTACTTCAATGTGGACTTCAAGGTGGCGGTGATTCGCAGCGGCGTCTTCGCCGGCACCGCAAAGCTGACGCAGGCCCGTCTTGATCCCTACCTGTACTCAGTCGGCGGCGGCTACAAATTCTGA